A DNA window from Schistocerca gregaria isolate iqSchGreg1 chromosome 2, iqSchGreg1.2, whole genome shotgun sequence contains the following coding sequences:
- the LOC126334876 gene encoding allergen Cr-PI-like, whose protein sequence is MRTAVPLLLAALALLGLASATINPAPHVAADKDFLLRQKRLLQILWHVGQPILDPELKEIASSFKLEEHAGDFKDPELVKTYLRYYAHGFFKKRGEQFSVHHKYDQLEAKALVDILYQAKDFDTFFKTAVWAREHLNEGLFVYALNVAKLHRDDLFDVVLPPFYEIYPQLYVCPDVIREAWGATLEGKTFDKDHPYVIRANYSGYPRAHNADELLSYYTEDIGLGAYLDFMHYRYPFWAKMAEYNQANYTRRGDHFYYGIKATLSRYYLERLSNHLPDIEPVDYKRPVPGSKPYGPFVQYLSTLERRLWEAVDFGYVFDSEFKKYSLRDPLNIEIFGRLVEGNADSINKDYYGSFYNGLLKYLGHDGDHLHGEDPSLLDRPASTFKSPLYYKIVKRIALILDQFKKHLPPYSQKELSLPGVKVESLTVDKLVTYFEDYDFELNNAIPVASIEEGAKLNVVARVPRLTHKPFNYHVKVTSDKDVDVFVRFFIGPRYDVYGNELSLNEKRHNFVYIDSFVFNLKKGENELVRNSKDFNYYGQLPLSYRKLYEATEAAIAGGKQPFIDDFVHKYGDIERLAVPRGTRSGLPLTTYVIITPFTHKTISRSTPYTDDVGAKISLFPFDRPINELDFHVSNSHFGETVVIHRNAEEAAAA, encoded by the exons ATGAGGACCGCCGTGCCGCTTCTGCTGGCCGCTCTGGCCCTTCTGGGCCTGGCCTCTGCCACCATCAACCCTGCACCGCACGTCGCTG CTGACAAGGACTTCCTCCTCAGGCAGAAGAGACTTCTTCAGATCCTATGGCACGTCGGACAGCCTATACTCGACCCTGAACTGAAGGAGATCGCGAGTTCTTTTAAACTTGAAGAACACGCTGGAGATTTCAAG GACCCAGAGCTTGTCAAGACGTACTTAAGGTACTATGCACACGGGTTCTTCAAGAAACGCGGAGAGCAGTTCTCGGTACACCACAAATACGACCAGCTCGAGGCTAAGGCGCTCGTCGACATCCTGTACCAAGCAAAGGACTTCGACACCTTTTTCAAG ACGGCCGTCTGGGCCAGGGAACACCTGAACGAGGGCCTGTTCGTGTACGCACTCAACGTCGCCAAGTTGCACCGCGATGACCTCTTCGACGTCGTTCTGCCGCCCTTCTACGAGATCTACCCCCAGCTCTACGTCTGCCCTGACGTCATCAGGGAGGCGTGGGGAGCAACTTTAGAAG GCAAGACTTTCGACAAGGACCATCCATACGTGATCCGGGCCAACTACAGTGGCTACCCACGCGCCCACAACGCTGACGAACTCCTCTCCTACTACACCGAGGACATCGGCCTGGGCGCCTACCTCGACTTCATGCACTACCGCTATCCCTTCTGGGCCAAGATGGCCGAGTACAACCAGGCCAACTACACCCGCAGAGGGGACCACTTCTACTACGGCATCAAGGCCACCCTCAGCCGCTACTACCTGGAGAGGCTCTCGAACCACCTGCCTGACATCGAACCCGTCGACTACAAGAGACCCGTCCCTGGATCTAAGCCTTACGGCCCATTCGTTCAGTACCTCAGCACACTGGAGAGAAGACTTTGGGAAGCGGTCGATTTCGGCTACGTATTTGAC TCCGAATTCAAGAAATACTCTCTTCGCGATCCACTGAACATTGAGATCTTTGGACGGCTCGTGGAAGGTAACGCAGACTCCATCAATAAGGATTACTACGGCTCATTCTACAACGGCCTTCTGAAGTACCTGGGACACGACGGTGACCATCTTCACGGG GAGGATCCCTCACTTCTGGACAGACCAGCATCAACTTTCAAGTCTCCTCTGTACTACAAGATCGTTAAGCGAATTGCGCTTATACTGGACCAGTTCAAGAAACACCTTCCACCTTACTCACAGAAAGAG CTGTCTCTGCCCGGCGTGAAAGTCGAGAGCCTGACCGTCGACAAGCTGGTCACCTACTTTGAGGATTACGACTTCGAGCTGAACAACGCCATTCCGGTGGCGAGCATCGAAGAGGGCGCCAAACTGAACGTCGTGGCTCGCGTCCCGCGCCTGACACACAAGCCCTTCAACTACCACGTCAAGGTCACCAGCGACAAGGACGTCGACGTCTTCGTTCGCTTCTTCATCGGCCCGCGCTACGACGTCTACGGCAACGAGCTGTCGCTCAACGAGAAGAGGCACAACTTTGTCTACATCGACTCTTTCGTCTTCAATC TGAAAAAGGGAGAGAACGAGCTGGTGAGGAACTCCAAGGACTTCAACTACTACGGCCAGCTGCCGCTGAGCTACAGGAAGCTGTACGAGGCCACGGAGGCCGCCATCGCCGGCGGCAAGCAGCCCTTCATCGACGACTTTGTGCACAAGTACGGCGACATCGAGCGCCTGGCGGTGCCGAGGGGAACCCGCAGCGGCCTGCCGCTCACCACCTACGTCATCATCACCCCGTTCACGCACAAGACCATCAGCAGGAGCACCCCGTACACGGACGACGTCGGCGCCAAGATCTCCCTCTTCCCGTTCGACAGGCCCATCAACGAGCTAGACTTCCACGTGTCCAATTCGCACTTCGGCGAGACAGTCGTCATTCACAGGAACGCCGAAGAAGCCGCCGCTGCCTGA